A genomic segment from Chitinophagaceae bacterium encodes:
- a CDS encoding amidohydrolase family protein — translation MHLYITCAFASGNYNGLTDRIHQYRKSNKTPYLQKVGKAYIESYIAAFPFKNDSLQFKKKYEETFSTLFQKTTLEDLPRIINNKKDAENANAENTKKKYLTAVPADTAKSISFRNAITLIFAYVDTKFSGLQDAELSVYKKQIAKLENSVANPIAAKYTLPVAPIAITHANIVNVITGKIDADQTILINKNKIIEVGTFKKIKIPHNATLIDAMGKYAMPGMTDGHIHFFQSGGLYTRPDGINVPGIYPYEKDQQWIKENMYDLMARYIACGVTNVIDVGGPMSNFEIRERVNNEITSPNALVTGPLISTLQPKGFIKDNLPIIKASTAEEAISLIIQQLPYKPDFIKIWYLAENKKDALHNLPMVKAAIDETHRNGLKACVHATEYETAKLAVEAGADILVHSIDDKLLDEPFLQLLKTKNVTYIPTLQVYANYMRLRIQNFSFEPHDYKYANPFMLGSTMDLKHINPTVSGIDYNYFRTVIKLPNAIDTILAKNLLFVSKAGINVVAGTDAGNIGTHHGSSFLKELEMMKSAGLSEWEILKSCTINAATGFGKEKEWGSIEKNKIADILLLDKNPLLGLSALYYIPTVIHRGVILKTDELLPLSPEILVQRQLNAYNARDINAFLEPYADSVELYQFPGTLLSKGKEQMRQQYESMFKNLPGLHCELKKRIIKDNFIIDHESITGIGQPQKIEAIALYEIENNKIIKVYFIQ, via the coding sequence ATGCACTTGTACATTACCTGTGCATTTGCATCGGGCAATTACAACGGCCTCACAGACAGGATACATCAATACCGCAAAAGCAATAAAACCCCTTATTTACAAAAAGTGGGCAAGGCATATATTGAAAGTTATATTGCCGCTTTTCCCTTTAAAAACGATAGCCTGCAGTTCAAAAAAAAATATGAAGAAACTTTTAGCACATTATTTCAAAAAACCACATTGGAAGACCTGCCACGGATTATAAACAATAAAAAGGATGCAGAAAACGCCAATGCAGAAAATACCAAAAAAAAATATTTAACTGCGGTTCCTGCCGACACGGCAAAAAGCATCAGCTTTAGAAATGCCATTACCTTGATTTTTGCATATGTAGATACAAAATTTTCCGGCTTACAGGATGCAGAACTTTCCGTTTATAAAAAACAAATTGCAAAGCTGGAAAACTCCGTGGCAAATCCAATTGCTGCAAAATATACCTTACCTGTGGCGCCTATAGCCATAACCCATGCAAATATTGTAAATGTAATTACCGGAAAAATTGATGCAGACCAAACCATTCTCATTAATAAAAATAAAATAATTGAAGTAGGTACTTTTAAAAAAATAAAAATACCCCACAATGCTACCCTTATTGATGCAATGGGCAAATATGCAATGCCGGGAATGACAGACGGGCATATCCACTTTTTTCAAAGCGGAGGCCTTTATACCCGGCCCGATGGCATTAATGTTCCCGGCATTTATCCCTACGAAAAAGACCAGCAATGGATTAAAGAAAATATGTACGACCTTATGGCAAGGTACATTGCCTGCGGCGTTACCAATGTAATAGATGTAGGCGGGCCTATGAGTAATTTCGAAATAAGAGAAAGGGTGAATAATGAAATTACTTCGCCCAATGCCCTGGTAACCGGCCCATTAATTTCAACACTGCAACCAAAGGGTTTTATAAAAGATAATTTACCTATTATTAAAGCATCTACTGCAGAGGAGGCAATTTCTTTAATTATCCAACAACTTCCCTACAAACCCGATTTTATTAAAATATGGTATTTAGCAGAAAATAAAAAAGATGCCCTCCATAACTTACCCATGGTAAAAGCAGCCATAGATGAAACTCACCGTAATGGCTTAAAAGCCTGTGTTCATGCAACTGAATACGAAACCGCAAAATTAGCAGTAGAAGCAGGCGCCGATATTTTAGTGCACAGTATTGATGATAAATTACTTGATGAACCTTTTCTTCAATTGCTCAAAACAAAAAATGTTACTTATATCCCTACCCTGCAGGTTTACGCTAATTATATGAGGTTGAGAATACAAAACTTTTCATTTGAACCGCATGATTATAAATATGCCAATCCATTTATGCTGGGCAGTACCATGGACCTTAAGCATATCAACCCAACCGTTTCGGGAATTGATTATAATTATTTTCGCACAGTTATAAAATTGCCCAATGCGATAGATACAATTTTGGCAAAAAATTTACTTTTTGTTTCAAAGGCCGGTATCAACGTTGTTGCCGGTACCGATGCAGGTAATATAGGCACACATCATGGCTCCTCTTTTTTAAAAGAATTGGAAATGATGAAATCTGCAGGCTTAAGTGAATGGGAAATTTTAAAAAGCTGCACTATCAATGCTGCAACTGGTTTTGGAAAAGAAAAAGAATGGGGAAGCATAGAAAAAAATAAAATTGCAGATATATTATTGCTGGATAAAAACCCTTTGCTTGGGTTATCTGCATTATATTATATCCCTACAGTAATACACAGAGGTGTAATACTTAAAACCGATGAACTCTTACCATTAAGCCCTGAAATACTGGTACAGCGACAACTCAATGCTTATAATGCCAGGGATATAAATGCCTTTTTAGAACCTTATGCAGATAGTGTAGAGCTGTATCAATTTCCGGGTACCTTATTGAGCAAAGGCAAAGAGCAGATGCGCCAGCAATATGAAAGCATGTTTAAAAACTTACCCGGTTTACATTGCGAACTTAAAAAACGTATCATTAAAGACAATTTTATTATTGACCATGAAAGTATTACTGGTATTGGGCAACCACAAAAAATTGAAGCCATTGCCCTCTATGAAATTGAAAATAATAAAATAATAAAAGTTTATTTTATTCAATAA
- a CDS encoding DNA gyrase/topoisomerase IV subunit A: MSEQKENNSGVSGQYKTWFLDYASYVILERAVPAMEDGLKPVQRRILHAMKEMDDGRFNKVANIIGQSMQYHPHGDASIGDALVNMGQKDLLIETQGNWGDVRTGDDAAAARYIEARLSKFALDVAFNAKTTDWQLSYDGRKNEPVTLPMKFPLLLAQGAEGIAVGLATKILPHNFCELIESSIKYLRGKKFELLPDFQTGGSIDAANYNEGLRGGKIRVRATIEEADKKTLVIRSVPYGITTTQIMDSIVKANDQGKIKIKKVTDHTAAKVEILVELAPGISPDITIDALYAFTDCEVSISPNACVIVNQKPQFLSVHELLKIATDHTKDLLKKELEIKLSELQEKLHYTSLEKIFFEEKIYKELEKKHETWEKVIIAIDKAFDPFKKQLKRPVTREDILKLTEKPVRRIYKLDIDELNEQINALNAEIKQVKFDLSNLVDFAVTYYENLLKKYGKGRERKTEIKQFDIIQAKAVAIANIKLYANYADGFIGTGLKKDVLITDVSELDDIIAFTKGGIMKVVKVADKVFIGKDILHVAVFLKTDDRTTYNLIYADGKTGVSYAKRFNVTGITRDKEYNLTKGTEKSKVHYFSANPNGEAEVVKVLLSPNCSARNKEFEFYFEVLEIKGRGSMGNQVTKYPIKSIKFKDAGRSTLEAKKFWFDTKFGRLNIEEKGEYLGKFDAEDRILVIDTDGNYEIVGQELTQRFDPEKIVLIEKFNADKVITAVYLDNDKFQFNIKRFKIETTTLNNKFYFIKEGRGNRLETVTTDADPVLKVKKGRGQQVNTIKYKVGKNVEVTGWKAVGVKLEDFNKSVEMEWELKENKCNQGELFD, encoded by the coding sequence ATGAGTGAACAAAAAGAAAATAATAGCGGTGTAAGCGGCCAATATAAAACCTGGTTTTTAGATTATGCCAGTTATGTAATTTTAGAAAGGGCAGTGCCTGCAATGGAAGATGGTTTAAAGCCTGTACAGCGGCGCATTTTACATGCCATGAAAGAAATGGATGATGGCCGTTTTAATAAAGTGGCAAATATTATTGGGCAAAGCATGCAATACCATCCTCATGGCGATGCAAGTATTGGCGATGCTTTGGTAAATATGGGCCAAAAAGATTTACTCATTGAAACACAGGGAAACTGGGGCGATGTACGCACCGGTGATGATGCAGCAGCAGCAAGGTATATTGAAGCAAGGCTAAGCAAGTTTGCACTTGATGTGGCTTTTAATGCAAAAACCACCGATTGGCAATTGAGTTATGATGGCCGCAAAAACGAGCCGGTAACCTTACCCATGAAATTTCCTTTGTTGCTGGCGCAAGGTGCCGAAGGAATTGCTGTGGGATTGGCCACAAAAATTCTCCCTCATAATTTTTGCGAACTCATAGAATCTTCCATAAAATATTTACGGGGAAAAAAGTTTGAGCTGTTGCCGGATTTTCAAACCGGTGGAAGCATAGATGCCGCTAATTATAACGAAGGGTTGCGAGGCGGTAAAATAAGGGTAAGGGCAACAATTGAAGAAGCCGATAAAAAAACCCTGGTTATTCGCAGTGTGCCTTATGGCATTACTACAACACAAATAATGGATAGCATTGTAAAAGCCAACGATCAGGGAAAAATTAAAATTAAAAAAGTTACTGACCATACTGCGGCCAAGGTAGAAATTCTGGTGGAACTGGCGCCGGGTATTTCGCCGGATATTACCATTGATGCCTTATATGCATTTACCGATTGCGAAGTAAGCATTTCTCCCAATGCCTGCGTAATTGTAAATCAAAAGCCACAATTTCTAAGCGTACATGAATTATTGAAAATTGCCACCGACCATACCAAAGACCTTTTGAAAAAAGAGCTGGAGATCAAACTCAGCGAATTGCAGGAAAAATTACATTATACATCCCTTGAGAAAATTTTCTTTGAAGAAAAAATTTATAAGGAGCTGGAAAAAAAGCATGAAACCTGGGAAAAGGTGATTATTGCAATTGACAAAGCTTTTGATCCGTTTAAAAAACAACTGAAACGCCCCGTAACCCGTGAAGATATTTTAAAGCTTACCGAAAAACCCGTTCGCCGTATTTATAAATTAGATATTGACGAACTTAACGAGCAGATAAATGCGCTAAATGCAGAAATAAAACAGGTAAAATTTGATTTAAGCAACCTGGTAGATTTTGCCGTAACCTATTATGAAAACCTACTGAAAAAATATGGTAAGGGAAGGGAACGCAAAACAGAAATTAAACAATTCGACATTATACAAGCCAAAGCAGTGGCTATTGCCAATATTAAATTGTATGCCAATTATGCTGATGGGTTTATTGGCACAGGATTAAAGAAAGATGTACTGATAACGGATGTTTCTGAACTGGATGATATTATTGCGTTTACCAAAGGGGGTATTATGAAGGTGGTGAAAGTTGCCGATAAAGTTTTTATTGGAAAAGATATTTTACACGTTGCGGTATTTTTAAAAACCGACGACCGCACTACCTATAATTTGATTTATGCCGATGGAAAAACCGGCGTAAGCTATGCCAAGCGTTTTAATGTAACCGGAATAACCAGGGACAAAGAATATAACCTTACCAAAGGCACCGAGAAAAGCAAAGTGCATTATTTTTCTGCCAATCCCAATGGTGAGGCTGAAGTAGTGAAAGTACTCCTTAGCCCCAATTGCAGTGCAAGAAACAAAGAGTTTGAGTTTTATTTTGAAGTACTGGAAATTAAAGGCCGGGGCAGCATGGGCAACCAGGTAACAAAATATCCCATAAAATCTATAAAATTTAAAGATGCCGGCCGATCCACATTGGAAGCTAAAAAATTTTGGTTCGATACCAAGTTTGGGAGGTTGAATATTGAAGAAAAAGGAGAATACCTGGGTAAGTTTGATGCAGAGGACAGGATTTTGGTAATAGATACCGATGGTAATTATGAAATAGTAGGGCAGGAGCTTACACAACGCTTTGACCCCGAAAAAATAGTACTGATTGAAAAATTTAATGCAGATAAAGTTATAACCGCTGTTTACCTGGACAATGATAAATTTCAGTTTAACATCAAAAGGTTTAAAATAGAAACCACAACTTTAAATAATAAATTCTATTTTATAAAAGAAGGCAGGGGCAATCGCCTGGAAACCGTAACCACGGATGCAGATCCTGTATTAAAAGTAAAAAAAGGCCGGGGACAGCAGGTGAACACTATTAAATATAAGGTTGGAAAAAATGTAGAAGTTACCGGCTGGAAAGCGGTGGGTGTAAAATTGGAAGATTTTAATAAATCCGTGGAAATGGAGTGGGAGCTTAAAGAAAATAAATGCAACCAGGGCGAGTTATTTGACTAA
- a CDS encoding VOC family protein: protein MNIMSIHHIAIIAGDYEKCKYFYTEVLGFKIIRETYRQNRNSYKLDLSVNGKYQIELFSFADAKERLSFPEAKGLRHLAFAVEDLDAAVAHLKKNKVAVQEIRLDELTGKRFSFFNDPSGQPLELYETSG from the coding sequence ATGAATATAATGAGCATTCACCATATTGCCATTATTGCCGGCGACTATGAAAAGTGTAAATATTTTTACACTGAGGTTTTAGGGTTTAAAATTATTAGGGAAACATACCGGCAAAATAGAAATTCGTATAAGCTTGATTTGTCGGTAAATGGCAAATACCAAATTGAGCTTTTTTCATTTGCCGATGCAAAAGAAAGATTAAGTTTCCCCGAAGCAAAAGGATTAAGGCATTTGGCTTTTGCCGTTGAAGATTTGGATGCAGCAGTTGCACATTTAAAAAAAAATAAAGTAGCAGTGCAGGAAATAAGGCTTGATGAATTAACCGGGAAGCGCTTTAGTTTTTTTAATGACCCAAGTGGACAGCCTTTGGAGCTTTATGAAACAAGTGGATAA
- a CDS encoding DUF4260 domain-containing protein has protein sequence MKWSLKLEELAMLLMSIYFLPFLHAEWYWYVLLLIGPDISMLGYLLNKKTGAICYNFFHHKAVAITLVFICYFFPSDYLLLMAVVIFGHSSLDRFLGFGLKYFDGFNVTHLGTIGKGT, from the coding sequence ATGAAATGGAGTTTAAAACTGGAAGAATTGGCAATGCTGCTCATGAGTATTTATTTTTTACCTTTTTTGCATGCAGAATGGTACTGGTATGTATTATTGCTCATTGGGCCCGACATCAGTATGCTGGGCTATTTGCTGAATAAAAAAACAGGCGCAATTTGTTACAATTTTTTTCACCATAAAGCCGTAGCTATTACCCTGGTTTTTATTTGTTATTTTTTTCCATCCGATTATTTGTTGTTGATGGCCGTTGTAATTTTTGGCCATTCATCGCTAGATAGGTTTTTGGGCTTTGGTTTAAAATATTTTGACGGATTTAATGTTACACACCTGGGCACAATAGGTAAAGGCACATGA
- a CDS encoding DUF1835 domain-containing protein, which translates to MMHIVFNEADVTVLNEAIGMDESLAGNVILVKDDYAVGPLDNIYETYGMEDRRQWWRTVLEDGDYAGKAGSGEVDDQKTANYLIEKMHQDENEVIWIWAAQNGHDICGYYWLLNYVREFQSRVFILYLNNLPFFNDKGQIFYPNWLHQIPAKEFLKAKRMAREITISEFEVDTDEWNKICREGFGVRVLEGGKKLVQQNYDFFDNDLKKFISKDWQKASKIIHQYLHKAKYVTGDAYLLWRLKTLIAGEIYDVQGKLGTMKDFEVKTKTAITA; encoded by the coding sequence ATGATGCATATAGTATTTAACGAAGCAGATGTAACTGTTTTGAATGAGGCAATTGGAATGGACGAAAGCCTTGCCGGTAACGTAATTTTAGTAAAAGACGATTATGCCGTGGGTCCGTTGGATAATATTTATGAAACATACGGTATGGAAGATAGGCGGCAGTGGTGGAGAACTGTACTGGAGGATGGCGACTATGCCGGCAAAGCAGGAAGCGGCGAAGTAGATGATCAAAAAACCGCAAATTACCTAATAGAGAAAATGCATCAGGATGAAAATGAAGTAATTTGGATTTGGGCTGCACAAAATGGCCACGATATTTGCGGCTATTACTGGCTGCTCAATTATGTAAGGGAATTTCAAAGCCGTGTTTTTATTTTATATTTAAACAACCTGCCTTTTTTTAATGATAAAGGCCAGATATTTTATCCCAACTGGCTGCACCAAATACCTGCAAAAGAATTTTTGAAAGCCAAAAGAATGGCCAGGGAGATTACCATAAGTGAATTTGAAGTGGATACCGACGAATGGAACAAAATTTGCAGGGAAGGTTTTGGCGTAAGAGTACTTGAAGGCGGAAAAAAATTAGTTCAGCAGAACTATGATTTTTTCGACAACGACCTTAAGAAATTTATTTCTAAAGACTGGCAAAAAGCATCTAAAATTATTCACCAGTATTTGCATAAAGCAAAATATGTAACCGGCGATGCTTACCTGCTTTGGCGATTGAAAACATTGATTGCAGGAGAAATTTATGATGTGCAGGGAAAACTGGGAACCATGAAGGATTTTGAAGTAAAAACCAAAACAGCAATTACCGCTTAA
- a CDS encoding EVE domain-containing protein yields the protein MNYWLIKSEPSVYSWDQLVKDKKTMWDGVRNYAARIHLKAMKKNDEVFFYHSNDDTAIVGIAKVDKAFYTDPTADSDAWVAVDVKPVKQLKNPVTLAQVKANKKLLNMALVRISRLSVQPVSSEEWKIILSIAGEK from the coding sequence ATGAATTACTGGCTTATAAAATCTGAACCCTCTGTATACAGTTGGGATCAATTGGTTAAAGATAAAAAAACCATGTGGGATGGCGTACGCAATTACGCAGCACGCATCCATCTAAAAGCCATGAAAAAAAATGATGAAGTATTTTTTTATCATAGTAACGATGATACGGCAATTGTAGGTATTGCAAAAGTGGACAAAGCGTTTTATACTGACCCAACTGCTGATAGCGATGCCTGGGTAGCGGTGGATGTAAAACCGGTGAAACAATTAAAAAACCCTGTTACCCTGGCGCAGGTAAAAGCCAATAAAAAGTTGTTGAACATGGCGCTGGTACGCATTAGCCGTTTATCGGTACAGCCGGTTAGTAGTGAAGAATGGAAAATTATTTTATCTATCGCCGGCGAAAAATAA
- a CDS encoding (Fe-S)-binding protein: MRVQLFVPCFIDQLYPQTAFSMVKVLEKAGCEVLYNPNQTCCGQPAFNAGFVNECSSVAKKFLYDFNTADVIVAPSASCVGFVRNYFPQVFNDTTQKNEANNIGKRIYEFTEFLILVLKQDDFDATLNVKATYHDSCAALRECNIKEGPRKLLANVKGLHLTEMNDNETCCGFGGTFAVKFEPISVAMAQQKITNALATGAECIISTDSSCLMHIDGVIKKNNTPLKTMHIADVLASGW, encoded by the coding sequence ATGAGAGTTCAGCTTTTTGTTCCCTGTTTTATTGATCAGCTCTATCCGCAAACGGCTTTCAGTATGGTAAAAGTATTGGAAAAAGCAGGGTGCGAAGTGTTGTACAACCCAAATCAAACCTGCTGTGGCCAGCCCGCTTTTAATGCTGGTTTTGTAAATGAGTGCAGCAGTGTTGCTAAAAAATTTTTATACGATTTTAATACCGCCGATGTTATAGTTGCCCCCAGCGCAAGTTGCGTTGGCTTTGTAAGAAATTATTTTCCGCAGGTATTTAACGATACCACACAAAAAAATGAAGCCAATAACATAGGGAAACGAATTTATGAATTTACCGAATTTTTAATCCTGGTTTTGAAGCAGGATGATTTTGACGCAACGCTAAATGTAAAAGCAACTTACCACGATAGTTGTGCTGCATTGAGGGAATGTAATATTAAAGAAGGGCCACGTAAATTGCTTGCTAATGTAAAAGGTTTGCATCTCACAGAAATGAACGACAACGAAACCTGCTGTGGTTTTGGTGGCACATTTGCAGTAAAATTCGAACCAATCTCTGTTGCCATGGCACAGCAAAAAATTACCAATGCTTTGGCTACAGGCGCAGAATGCATCATTTCAACCGATTCCAGTTGCCTGATGCATATTGATGGCGTAATTAAAAAAAATAATACTCCGCTTAAAACCATGCATATTGCCGATGTGCTTGCAAGCGGATGGTAA
- a CDS encoding 6,7-dimethyl-8-ribityllumazine synthase: MAQSSKNIFETRGTSVKASAFVVIVYTAWNQSVVNELLAGAKKILANKKVKYILVEVPGAVEIPFAINSYWNKMSKKPDAFIALGCVIKGDTPHFDYVCTSITNGITQLNITLPVPVIFGVLTVNNLRQAKERIGGKHGHKGEEAAATALKMISLNESFQKKPVQ, from the coding sequence ATGGCACAATCATCAAAAAACATTTTTGAAACCAGAGGCACCAGCGTAAAAGCCAGTGCCTTTGTTGTAATAGTATATACCGCATGGAACCAGTCTGTGGTAAATGAGTTGCTTGCCGGCGCAAAAAAAATATTAGCAAATAAGAAAGTAAAATATATTTTGGTTGAAGTGCCCGGCGCCGTGGAAATACCTTTTGCCATAAACAGCTATTGGAATAAAATGTCGAAAAAGCCTGATGCTTTTATTGCATTGGGCTGCGTAATAAAAGGCGATACACCGCATTTTGATTATGTGTGCACTTCCATTACCAATGGTATTACCCAATTAAATATTACGCTTCCTGTGCCTGTAATTTTTGGGGTGCTTACAGTAAATAACTTAAGGCAGGCAAAGGAACGCATTGGTGGTAAGCATGGCCACAAAGGCGAAGAAGCTGCAGCTACCGCACTAAAAATGATAAGTTTAAATGAATCGTTCCAAAAAAAGCCCGTGCAATAA
- a CDS encoding tetratricopeptide repeat protein — translation MSLNKPATATTVTHHEENEALVKVLGFWDKYSKPIIYIGSAIILAIAGYFIYKTFVKEPKELKAAETIFPAQKLFDKMASAGFNKDSVNILLNGGVLEGQPVTGLLKIQNSYSGTQAANLAAYMTGAAYLQIKEFDKAIKYLKEFNGHGATQVESRAYVMLGHAYAEKKNSDEALNYYKKGASVNSKDETFAADALLLAAAYAESLGKNKDAIDLYTQVQDKYPTNNAAVSGEIDKHLAKLGVIK, via the coding sequence ATGTCATTAAATAAACCAGCAACAGCAACAACTGTTACGCATCATGAAGAGAACGAAGCCCTTGTAAAAGTATTGGGCTTTTGGGATAAATACAGCAAGCCAATTATTTATATTGGCTCGGCAATTATTTTGGCAATTGCAGGCTATTTTATTTATAAAACTTTTGTAAAAGAGCCCAAAGAACTCAAGGCCGCTGAAACCATTTTTCCGGCACAAAAACTTTTTGATAAAATGGCATCTGCAGGATTTAATAAAGATTCTGTAAATATATTATTGAATGGCGGTGTATTGGAAGGCCAGCCCGTAACTGGCCTTTTGAAAATACAAAACAGTTACAGCGGTACGCAGGCGGCAAACCTTGCGGCATACATGACCGGCGCTGCTTATTTGCAAATAAAAGAATTCGACAAAGCCATAAAATACCTGAAAGAATTTAACGGCCATGGCGCAACACAGGTAGAAAGCAGGGCTTATGTAATGCTGGGCCATGCATATGCTGAAAAAAAGAACAGCGATGAAGCCTTAAACTATTACAAAAAAGGCGCTTCGGTAAATTCCAAAGATGAAACCTTTGCTGCAGATGCTTTGCTCCTTGCTGCTGCTTATGCAGAATCTTTAGGAAAAAATAAAGACGCAATAGATTTGTACACACAGGTGCAGGATAAATACCCAACAAATAATGCAGCTGTAAGCGGAGAAATTGACAAACACCTGGCAAAACTGGGTGTAATTAAATAA
- the pdhA gene encoding pyruvate dehydrogenase (acetyl-transferring) E1 component subunit alpha: MATKFSKDTYLYWYELMLLLRRFEEKAGQLYGMQKIRGFCHLYIGQEAVAAGCMTATNPDDKFITAYRDHALAIAKGVSAKSCMAELYGKATGCSKGKGGSMHFFGLKENFYGGHGIVGAQIGTGAGLAFAERYKGTQNVVLCFFGDGAARQGMLHETFNMAMLWKLPVVFICENNNYAMGTSVERTSNVLDIYKLADAYEMPGDAVDGMSPETVHDGVLRAVNRAREKGGPTLLEIKTYRYKGHSMSDPQKYRTKEELESYKEKDPIEHVLSILTKTHKVSEKEIEAINERVKAEVEESVKFSEESPWPLDDELLKDVLTQEDYPFITD, translated from the coding sequence TTGGCTACAAAATTCTCAAAAGATACTTATCTCTATTGGTACGAATTGATGCTCTTGTTGCGCCGCTTTGAAGAAAAAGCAGGCCAGCTTTATGGTATGCAAAAAATACGGGGGTTTTGTCATTTATATATTGGCCAGGAAGCAGTAGCTGCAGGTTGCATGACGGCCACGAACCCAGATGATAAATTTATTACCGCTTACCGTGATCATGCATTGGCAATAGCCAAAGGTGTTTCTGCAAAATCTTGTATGGCCGAATTATACGGCAAAGCAACCGGTTGCAGCAAAGGCAAAGGCGGTAGCATGCATTTTTTTGGTTTAAAAGAAAATTTTTATGGCGGCCATGGTATTGTAGGCGCACAAATTGGTACTGGCGCAGGGCTTGCATTTGCAGAAAGATACAAAGGCACACAAAACGTAGTGCTTTGCTTTTTTGGAGATGGCGCTGCACGCCAGGGAATGCTGCACGAAACTTTTAATATGGCCATGCTGTGGAAACTGCCTGTAGTTTTTATTTGCGAAAATAATAACTACGCCATGGGAACTTCGGTAGAAAGAACCAGCAATGTACTGGATATTTATAAACTTGCAGATGCCTATGAAATGCCCGGCGATGCAGTAGATGGCATGAGCCCGGAAACAGTACACGACGGCGTGTTACGGGCAGTAAACAGGGCAAGGGAAAAAGGTGGGCCTACTTTGCTGGAAATAAAAACTTACCGCTATAAAGGTCATAGCATGAGCGACCCTCAAAAGTACCGTACTAAAGAAGAGTTGGAATCATACAAAGAAAAAGACCCAATTGAGCATGTACTTTCCATACTTACCAAAACGCATAAAGTAAGCGAAAAAGAAATTGAAGCCATTAACGAAAGGGTAAAAGCTGAAGTAGAAGAAAGCGTAAAATTTTCTGAAGAAAGCCCCTGGCCTTTGGATGACGAACTGCTTAAAGATGTGTTAACACAGGAAGATTATCCATTTATAACCGATTAA